The following coding sequences lie in one Numenius arquata chromosome 27, bNumArq3.hap1.1, whole genome shotgun sequence genomic window:
- the UBAP2L gene encoding ubiquitin-associated protein 2-like isoform X1, translated as MMTSVGTNRARGNWEQTQTQSQTQHKQRPQATAEQIRLAQMISDHNDADFEEKVKQLIDITGKNQDECVIALHDCNGDVNRAINVLLEGNPDTHSWEMVGKKKGVSGQKESGQTEPSEESKENRERDRDFSRRRGGPPRRGRGASRGRECMDLPFNNTRKPSLIRGQENGLDGGKSGGTSGRGTERGRRGRGRGRGGSGRRGGRFSAQGMGTFNPADYAEPAGADENYGNSNNNTWNNTGSFEPDDGTSAWRAATEEWGTEDWNEDLSETKIFTASNVSSVPLPAENVTITAGQRIDLAVLLGKTPSSMENESTNLESSQAPSLAQPLVFSNSKQSAISQPASGNSFSHHSMVSMLGKGFGDVGEAKGSSTTGSQFLEQFKTAQALAQLAAQHTQPGGSTTAASWDMASTTQTSSLVQYDLKNPTDSSVHSPFTKRQAFTSTSTMIEVFMQEKQPVVTASTTVPAPPSSPLPSKTNPVPQMSPGSSDNQSSSPQPAQQKLKQQKKKASLTSKIPALAVEMPGSADISGLNLQFGALQFGSEPVLAEYESTPTTSAAVSQSQSSLYTSTASESSSTISSNQSQESGYQSGTIQTATFTSQNSAQGPLYEQRSTQTRRYPNSISSSPQKDLTQAKNGFSSVQPTPLQTTQAVEGATGPAVKSDSPSAPSITPLNDGVSASSLLTTASQHSTALSSLSHSEELPSTTTAQLSSTLPTQQNSLSSSTSSGRTSTSTLLHTSVESEASLHSSASTFSTSSSTVSAAPPVVSVSSSLSSVSSLGLSLSSNSTVTASTRSSVATTSGKAPPNLPPGVPPLLPNPYIMAPGLLHAYPPQVYGYDDLQMLQTRFPLDYYSIPFPTPTTPLTGRDGSLSSNPYSGDLTKFGRGDASSPAPATTLAQPQQSQTQTHHTTQQTFLNPALPPGYSYTSLPYYTGVPGLPSTFQYGPAVFPVAPTSSKQHGVNVSVNASATPFQQPSGYGSHGYSTGVSVTSSNTGVPDISGSVYSKTQQSFEKQGFHTGTPAASFNLPSALGSGGPINPATAAAYPPTPFMHILTPHQQPHSQILHHHLQQDGQLPYLQMILCCQRQQEDQSGSGQRSQGSSIPQKSQANKSAYNSYSWGAN; from the exons ATGATGACATCGGTGGGCACTAACCGAGCCcgggggaactgggagcagacACAGACACAGAGCCAGACACAGCACAAGCAGCGGCCGCAG GCCACTGCAGAACAGATTCGACTTGCACAGATGATTTCGGACCACAATGACGCTGACTTTGAGGAGAAGGTGAAACAA CTGATCGACATCACAGGCAAGAACCAGGATGAGTGTGTGATTGCTCTGCACGACTGCAACGGGGATGTCAACAGAGCCATCAACGTGCTGCTGGAGGGCAACCCGGACACG CATTCCTGGGAGATGGTCGGGAAGAAGAAGGGTGTCTCGGGCCAGAAGGAGAGCGGCCAGACAGAACCCAGCGAAGAAAGCAAAGAGAACCGGGAGAGGGATCGGGATTTCAGCAGGCGACGTGGTGGGCCACCGAGGCGGGGGCGAGGTGCCAGCCGTGGAAGAGAGTGTATGGACCTGCCCTTTAATAACACCC GAAAACCATCCTTGA TTCGGGGCCAGGAGAATGGACTGGACGGTGGGAAGAGTGGAGGAACTTCTGGAAGAGGCACAGAAAGAGGGAGACGGGGACGTGGCCGAGGCCGAG GTGGCTCTGGAAGGCGAGGGGGAAGGTTTTCTGCCCAAGGCATGGG AACTTTCAACCCGGCTGACTACGCCGAGCCGGCCGGCGCTGACGAGAACTATGGGAATAGCAACAACAACACGTGGAACAACACGGGCAGCTTTGAGCCGGATGATGGCACAA GTGCGTGGAGGGCAGCGACAGAAGAGTGGGGCACGGAGGACTGGAATGAAGAT CTGTCTGAGACGAAGATCTTCACCGCCTCCAACGTGTCTTCAGTGCCTCTGCCTGCCGAGAATGTGAcaatcacagctggacagag AATCGACCTTGCAGTCCTGCTGGGAAAGACGCCCTCTTCTATGGAGAACGAGTCGACTAACCTGGAGTCATCCCAGGCTCCGTCTCTGGCCCAGCCCCTGGTGTTCAGCAATTCCAAGCAGAGCGCTATATCCCAGCCTGCCTCCGGGAACTCCTTCTCTCACCACAGCATG GTGAGCATGCTGGGGAAAGGGTTTGGAGATGTCGGGGAGGCCAAAGGCAGCAGTACCACAGGTTCTCAGTTCCTGGAGCAGTTCAAGACGGCGCAGGCCCTGGCTCAGCTGGCGGCTCAGCACACCCAGCCCGGCGGGAGCACCACGGCCGCTTCCTGGGACATGGCATCCACTACGCAGACCTCGTCCCTCGTGCAGTATG ATCTCAAGAACCCAACGGACTCTTCCGTGCATAGTCCCTTCACGAAGCGTCAGGCCTTCACGTCAACTTCAACCATGATAGAAGTGTTCATGCAGGAGAAGCAGCCGGTGGTCACTGCCTCCACAACCGTGCCGGCACCCCCTTCCTCGCCGCTGCCCAGCAAAACCAACCCTGTTCCCCAGATGTCCCCCGGGTCCTCGGACAACCAGTCCTCCAGTCCCCAGCCCGCAcagcagaagctgaagcagcaaaagaagaaagcGTCGTTAACATCGAAG ATTCCTGCGCTCGCAGTGGAAATGCCCGGCTCAGCCGATATCTCAGGGCTAAACCTGCAGTTTGGGGCGTTACAGTTTGGTTCGGAGCCTGTTCTCGCGGAGTACGAATCGACGCCCACAACAAGTGCCGCCGTTAGCCAGTCTCAGAGCAGCCTGTACACTAGCACGGCGAG TGAATCTTCATCCACAATTTCGTCCAATCAAAGCCAGGAGTCTGGTTACCAGAGCGGCACAATACAGACAGCAACGTTTACCTCCCAGAACAGCGCTCAGGGACCACTGTACGAACAGAGATCCACCCAGACGAGGCGATACCCAAATTCAATCTCCTCCTCGCCCCAGAAAGATCTGACCCAGGCCAAG aaTGGTTTCAGTTCTGTACAGCCCACGCCATTACAAACCACACAGGCCGTTGAAG GTGCTACAGGCCCCGCAGTGAAATCAGAttccccctctgctcccagtATCACACCTCTCAACGACGGGGTGTCTGCATCGTCCTTGCTGACGACGGCCAGCCAACACTCAacggctctgagcagcctgagcCACAGCGAGGAGCTCCCCAGTACCACCACCGCCCAGCTCAGCAG TACGTTACCCACCCAGCAGAACAGTCTGTCCTCATCCACATCCTCTGGGCGAACGTCAACTTCAACTCTTCTG CACACGAGTGTGGAGAGTGAAGCGAGCCTCCATTCTTCTGCTAGCActttctccacctcctccagcacGGTGTCGGCCGCCCCGCCGGTCGTTAGCGTCTCATCCAGTCTGAGCAGTGTCAGCAGCCTGGGCCTCAGCCTCAGCAGTAACTCCACGGTGACGGCCTCCACCCGCAGCTCTGTTGCAACAACATCAG gAAAAGCCCCTCCCAATCTCCCTCCTGGAGTCCCACCATTGTTGCCTAATCCATACATCATGGCTCCGGGGTTGCTACACGCCTATCCG CCACAGGTGTACGGATACGACGACTTGCAGATGCTCCAGACGAGATTCCCCTTG gaTTACTACAGCATCCCATTCCCTACGCCTACCACCCCGCTGACTGGAAGAGATGGCAGCCTGAGCAGTAATCCGTACTCTG GGGACTTAACAAAATTTGGCCGAGGTGATGcctcttccccagctcctgcaACAACTTTGGCGCAGCCTCAGCAGAGCCAGACCCAGACCCACCACACCACGCAGCAGACGTTCCTGAACCCGGCGCTGCCTCCTGGCTACAGTTACACCAGTCTGCCGTACTACACAGGGGTACCAGGGCTCCCCAGCACCTTCCAGTACGGGCCCGCCGTGTTCCCT GTTGCTCCTACCTCTTCCAAGCAGCATGGTGTGAATGTCAGCGTCAACGCATCAGCAACCCCTTTTCAGCAGCCCAGCGGCTACGGCTCCCACGGATACAGCACCG gtGTATCCGTGACATCCAGTAACACGGGAGTGCCAGACATCTCGGGCTCTGTCTACTCCAAAACTCAG CAATCCTTCGAGAAGCAGGGTTTTCACACTGGAACCCCGGCAGCCTCCTTCAACCTGCCTTCGGCGCTGGGCAGCGGGGGCCCCATCAACCCCGCCACGGCGGCGGCGTATCCCCCCACCCCTTTCATGCACATCCTGACCCCGCATCAGCAGCCGCACTCGCAGAtcctccaccaccacctgcagCAGGACGGGCAG CTTCCATATTTGCAGATGATACTGTGCTGCCAACGCCAGCAGGAAGACCAG AGCGGCTCCGGGCAGCGCAGCCAAGGCAGCTCCATCCCCCAGAAATCCCAGGCCAACAAATCCGCCTACAACAGCTACAGCTGGGGCGCCAACTGA
- the UBAP2L gene encoding ubiquitin-associated protein 2-like isoform X2, whose protein sequence is MMTSVGTNRARGNWEQTQTQSQTQHKQRPQATAEQIRLAQMISDHNDADFEEKVKQLIDITGKNQDECVIALHDCNGDVNRAINVLLEGNPDTHSWEMVGKKKGVSGQKESGQTEPSEESKENRERDRDFSRRRGGPPRRGRGASRGREFRGQENGLDGGKSGGTSGRGTERGRRGRGRGRGGSGRRGGRFSAQGMGTFNPADYAEPAGADENYGNSNNNTWNNTGSFEPDDGTSAWRAATEEWGTEDWNEDLSETKIFTASNVSSVPLPAENVTITAGQRIDLAVLLGKTPSSMENESTNLESSQAPSLAQPLVFSNSKQSAISQPASGNSFSHHSMVSMLGKGFGDVGEAKGSSTTGSQFLEQFKTAQALAQLAAQHTQPGGSTTAASWDMASTTQTSSLVQYDLKNPTDSSVHSPFTKRQAFTSTSTMIEVFMQEKQPVVTASTTVPAPPSSPLPSKTNPVPQMSPGSSDNQSSSPQPAQQKLKQQKKKASLTSKIPALAVEMPGSADISGLNLQFGALQFGSEPVLAEYESTPTTSAAVSQSQSSLYTSTASESSSTISSNQSQESGYQSGTIQTATFTSQNSAQGPLYEQRSTQTRRYPNSISSSPQKDLTQAKNGFSSVQPTPLQTTQAVEGATGPAVKSDSPSAPSITPLNDGVSASSLLTTASQHSTALSSLSHSEELPSTTTAQLSSTLPTQQNSLSSSTSSGRTSTSTLLHTSVESEASLHSSASTFSTSSSTVSAAPPVVSVSSSLSSVSSLGLSLSSNSTVTASTRSSVATTSGKAPPNLPPGVPPLLPNPYIMAPGLLHAYPPQVYGYDDLQMLQTRFPLDYYSIPFPTPTTPLTGRDGSLSSNPYSGDLTKFGRGDASSPAPATTLAQPQQSQTQTHHTTQQTFLNPALPPGYSYTSLPYYTGVPGLPSTFQYGPAVFPVAPTSSKQHGVNVSVNASATPFQQPSGYGSHGYSTGVSVTSSNTGVPDISGSVYSKTQQSFEKQGFHTGTPAASFNLPSALGSGGPINPATAAAYPPTPFMHILTPHQQPHSQILHHHLQQDGQLPYLQMILCCQRQQEDQSGSGQRSQGSSIPQKSQANKSAYNSYSWGAN, encoded by the exons ATGATGACATCGGTGGGCACTAACCGAGCCcgggggaactgggagcagacACAGACACAGAGCCAGACACAGCACAAGCAGCGGCCGCAG GCCACTGCAGAACAGATTCGACTTGCACAGATGATTTCGGACCACAATGACGCTGACTTTGAGGAGAAGGTGAAACAA CTGATCGACATCACAGGCAAGAACCAGGATGAGTGTGTGATTGCTCTGCACGACTGCAACGGGGATGTCAACAGAGCCATCAACGTGCTGCTGGAGGGCAACCCGGACACG CATTCCTGGGAGATGGTCGGGAAGAAGAAGGGTGTCTCGGGCCAGAAGGAGAGCGGCCAGACAGAACCCAGCGAAGAAAGCAAAGAGAACCGGGAGAGGGATCGGGATTTCAGCAGGCGACGTGGTGGGCCACCGAGGCGGGGGCGAGGTGCCAGCCGTGGAAGAGAGT TTCGGGGCCAGGAGAATGGACTGGACGGTGGGAAGAGTGGAGGAACTTCTGGAAGAGGCACAGAAAGAGGGAGACGGGGACGTGGCCGAGGCCGAG GTGGCTCTGGAAGGCGAGGGGGAAGGTTTTCTGCCCAAGGCATGGG AACTTTCAACCCGGCTGACTACGCCGAGCCGGCCGGCGCTGACGAGAACTATGGGAATAGCAACAACAACACGTGGAACAACACGGGCAGCTTTGAGCCGGATGATGGCACAA GTGCGTGGAGGGCAGCGACAGAAGAGTGGGGCACGGAGGACTGGAATGAAGAT CTGTCTGAGACGAAGATCTTCACCGCCTCCAACGTGTCTTCAGTGCCTCTGCCTGCCGAGAATGTGAcaatcacagctggacagag AATCGACCTTGCAGTCCTGCTGGGAAAGACGCCCTCTTCTATGGAGAACGAGTCGACTAACCTGGAGTCATCCCAGGCTCCGTCTCTGGCCCAGCCCCTGGTGTTCAGCAATTCCAAGCAGAGCGCTATATCCCAGCCTGCCTCCGGGAACTCCTTCTCTCACCACAGCATG GTGAGCATGCTGGGGAAAGGGTTTGGAGATGTCGGGGAGGCCAAAGGCAGCAGTACCACAGGTTCTCAGTTCCTGGAGCAGTTCAAGACGGCGCAGGCCCTGGCTCAGCTGGCGGCTCAGCACACCCAGCCCGGCGGGAGCACCACGGCCGCTTCCTGGGACATGGCATCCACTACGCAGACCTCGTCCCTCGTGCAGTATG ATCTCAAGAACCCAACGGACTCTTCCGTGCATAGTCCCTTCACGAAGCGTCAGGCCTTCACGTCAACTTCAACCATGATAGAAGTGTTCATGCAGGAGAAGCAGCCGGTGGTCACTGCCTCCACAACCGTGCCGGCACCCCCTTCCTCGCCGCTGCCCAGCAAAACCAACCCTGTTCCCCAGATGTCCCCCGGGTCCTCGGACAACCAGTCCTCCAGTCCCCAGCCCGCAcagcagaagctgaagcagcaaaagaagaaagcGTCGTTAACATCGAAG ATTCCTGCGCTCGCAGTGGAAATGCCCGGCTCAGCCGATATCTCAGGGCTAAACCTGCAGTTTGGGGCGTTACAGTTTGGTTCGGAGCCTGTTCTCGCGGAGTACGAATCGACGCCCACAACAAGTGCCGCCGTTAGCCAGTCTCAGAGCAGCCTGTACACTAGCACGGCGAG TGAATCTTCATCCACAATTTCGTCCAATCAAAGCCAGGAGTCTGGTTACCAGAGCGGCACAATACAGACAGCAACGTTTACCTCCCAGAACAGCGCTCAGGGACCACTGTACGAACAGAGATCCACCCAGACGAGGCGATACCCAAATTCAATCTCCTCCTCGCCCCAGAAAGATCTGACCCAGGCCAAG aaTGGTTTCAGTTCTGTACAGCCCACGCCATTACAAACCACACAGGCCGTTGAAG GTGCTACAGGCCCCGCAGTGAAATCAGAttccccctctgctcccagtATCACACCTCTCAACGACGGGGTGTCTGCATCGTCCTTGCTGACGACGGCCAGCCAACACTCAacggctctgagcagcctgagcCACAGCGAGGAGCTCCCCAGTACCACCACCGCCCAGCTCAGCAG TACGTTACCCACCCAGCAGAACAGTCTGTCCTCATCCACATCCTCTGGGCGAACGTCAACTTCAACTCTTCTG CACACGAGTGTGGAGAGTGAAGCGAGCCTCCATTCTTCTGCTAGCActttctccacctcctccagcacGGTGTCGGCCGCCCCGCCGGTCGTTAGCGTCTCATCCAGTCTGAGCAGTGTCAGCAGCCTGGGCCTCAGCCTCAGCAGTAACTCCACGGTGACGGCCTCCACCCGCAGCTCTGTTGCAACAACATCAG gAAAAGCCCCTCCCAATCTCCCTCCTGGAGTCCCACCATTGTTGCCTAATCCATACATCATGGCTCCGGGGTTGCTACACGCCTATCCG CCACAGGTGTACGGATACGACGACTTGCAGATGCTCCAGACGAGATTCCCCTTG gaTTACTACAGCATCCCATTCCCTACGCCTACCACCCCGCTGACTGGAAGAGATGGCAGCCTGAGCAGTAATCCGTACTCTG GGGACTTAACAAAATTTGGCCGAGGTGATGcctcttccccagctcctgcaACAACTTTGGCGCAGCCTCAGCAGAGCCAGACCCAGACCCACCACACCACGCAGCAGACGTTCCTGAACCCGGCGCTGCCTCCTGGCTACAGTTACACCAGTCTGCCGTACTACACAGGGGTACCAGGGCTCCCCAGCACCTTCCAGTACGGGCCCGCCGTGTTCCCT GTTGCTCCTACCTCTTCCAAGCAGCATGGTGTGAATGTCAGCGTCAACGCATCAGCAACCCCTTTTCAGCAGCCCAGCGGCTACGGCTCCCACGGATACAGCACCG gtGTATCCGTGACATCCAGTAACACGGGAGTGCCAGACATCTCGGGCTCTGTCTACTCCAAAACTCAG CAATCCTTCGAGAAGCAGGGTTTTCACACTGGAACCCCGGCAGCCTCCTTCAACCTGCCTTCGGCGCTGGGCAGCGGGGGCCCCATCAACCCCGCCACGGCGGCGGCGTATCCCCCCACCCCTTTCATGCACATCCTGACCCCGCATCAGCAGCCGCACTCGCAGAtcctccaccaccacctgcagCAGGACGGGCAG CTTCCATATTTGCAGATGATACTGTGCTGCCAACGCCAGCAGGAAGACCAG AGCGGCTCCGGGCAGCGCAGCCAAGGCAGCTCCATCCCCCAGAAATCCCAGGCCAACAAATCCGCCTACAACAGCTACAGCTGGGGCGCCAACTGA
- the UBAP2L gene encoding ubiquitin-associated protein 2-like isoform X4, whose protein sequence is MMTSVGTNRARGNWEQTQTQSQTQHKQRPQATAEQIRLAQMISDHNDADFEEKVKQLIDITGKNQDECVIALHDCNGDVNRAINVLLEGNPDTHSWEMVGKKKGVSGQKESGQTEPSEESKENRERDRDFSRRRGGPPRRGRGASRGREFRGQENGLDGGKSGGTSGRGTERGRRGRGRGRGGSGRRGGRFSAQGMGTFNPADYAEPAGADENYGNSNNNTWNNTGSFEPDDGTSAWRAATEEWGTEDWNEDLSETKIFTASNVSSVPLPAENVTITAGQRIDLAVLLGKTPSSMENESTNLESSQAPSLAQPLVFSNSKQSAISQPASGNSFSHHSMVSMLGKGFGDVGEAKGSSTTGSQFLEQFKTAQALAQLAAQHTQPGGSTTAASWDMASTTQTSSLVQYDLKNPTDSSVHSPFTKRQAFTSTSTMIEVFMQEKQPVVTASTTVPAPPSSPLPSKTNPVPQMSPGSSDNQSSSPQPAQQKLKQQKKKASLTSKIPALAVEMPGSADISGLNLQFGALQFGSEPVLAEYESTPTTSAAVSQSQSSLYTSTASESSSTISSNQSQESGYQSGTIQTATFTSQNSAQGPLYEQRSTQTRRYPNSISSSPQKDLTQAKNGFSSVQPTPLQTTQAVEGATGPAVKSDSPSAPSITPLNDGVSASSLLTTASQHSTALSSLSHSEELPSTTTAQLSSTLPTQQNSLSSSTSSGRTSTSTLLHTSVESEASLHSSASTFSTSSSTVSAAPPVVSVSSSLSSVSSLGLSLSSNSTVTASTRSSVATTSGKAPPNLPPGVPPLLPNPYIMAPGLLHAYPPQVYGYDDLQMLQTRFPLDYYSIPFPTPTTPLTGRDGSLSSNPYSGDLTKFGRGDASSPAPATTLAQPQQSQTQTHHTTQQTFLNPALPPGYSYTSLPYYTGVPGLPSTFQYGPAVFPVAPTSSKQHGVNVSVNASATPFQQPSGYGSHGYSTGVSVTSSNTGVPDISGSVYSKTQQSFEKQGFHTGTPAASFNLPSALGSGGPINPATAAAYPPTPFMHILTPHQQPHSQILHHHLQQDGQSGSGQRSQGSSIPQKSQANKSAYNSYSWGAN, encoded by the exons ATGATGACATCGGTGGGCACTAACCGAGCCcgggggaactgggagcagacACAGACACAGAGCCAGACACAGCACAAGCAGCGGCCGCAG GCCACTGCAGAACAGATTCGACTTGCACAGATGATTTCGGACCACAATGACGCTGACTTTGAGGAGAAGGTGAAACAA CTGATCGACATCACAGGCAAGAACCAGGATGAGTGTGTGATTGCTCTGCACGACTGCAACGGGGATGTCAACAGAGCCATCAACGTGCTGCTGGAGGGCAACCCGGACACG CATTCCTGGGAGATGGTCGGGAAGAAGAAGGGTGTCTCGGGCCAGAAGGAGAGCGGCCAGACAGAACCCAGCGAAGAAAGCAAAGAGAACCGGGAGAGGGATCGGGATTTCAGCAGGCGACGTGGTGGGCCACCGAGGCGGGGGCGAGGTGCCAGCCGTGGAAGAGAGT TTCGGGGCCAGGAGAATGGACTGGACGGTGGGAAGAGTGGAGGAACTTCTGGAAGAGGCACAGAAAGAGGGAGACGGGGACGTGGCCGAGGCCGAG GTGGCTCTGGAAGGCGAGGGGGAAGGTTTTCTGCCCAAGGCATGGG AACTTTCAACCCGGCTGACTACGCCGAGCCGGCCGGCGCTGACGAGAACTATGGGAATAGCAACAACAACACGTGGAACAACACGGGCAGCTTTGAGCCGGATGATGGCACAA GTGCGTGGAGGGCAGCGACAGAAGAGTGGGGCACGGAGGACTGGAATGAAGAT CTGTCTGAGACGAAGATCTTCACCGCCTCCAACGTGTCTTCAGTGCCTCTGCCTGCCGAGAATGTGAcaatcacagctggacagag AATCGACCTTGCAGTCCTGCTGGGAAAGACGCCCTCTTCTATGGAGAACGAGTCGACTAACCTGGAGTCATCCCAGGCTCCGTCTCTGGCCCAGCCCCTGGTGTTCAGCAATTCCAAGCAGAGCGCTATATCCCAGCCTGCCTCCGGGAACTCCTTCTCTCACCACAGCATG GTGAGCATGCTGGGGAAAGGGTTTGGAGATGTCGGGGAGGCCAAAGGCAGCAGTACCACAGGTTCTCAGTTCCTGGAGCAGTTCAAGACGGCGCAGGCCCTGGCTCAGCTGGCGGCTCAGCACACCCAGCCCGGCGGGAGCACCACGGCCGCTTCCTGGGACATGGCATCCACTACGCAGACCTCGTCCCTCGTGCAGTATG ATCTCAAGAACCCAACGGACTCTTCCGTGCATAGTCCCTTCACGAAGCGTCAGGCCTTCACGTCAACTTCAACCATGATAGAAGTGTTCATGCAGGAGAAGCAGCCGGTGGTCACTGCCTCCACAACCGTGCCGGCACCCCCTTCCTCGCCGCTGCCCAGCAAAACCAACCCTGTTCCCCAGATGTCCCCCGGGTCCTCGGACAACCAGTCCTCCAGTCCCCAGCCCGCAcagcagaagctgaagcagcaaaagaagaaagcGTCGTTAACATCGAAG ATTCCTGCGCTCGCAGTGGAAATGCCCGGCTCAGCCGATATCTCAGGGCTAAACCTGCAGTTTGGGGCGTTACAGTTTGGTTCGGAGCCTGTTCTCGCGGAGTACGAATCGACGCCCACAACAAGTGCCGCCGTTAGCCAGTCTCAGAGCAGCCTGTACACTAGCACGGCGAG TGAATCTTCATCCACAATTTCGTCCAATCAAAGCCAGGAGTCTGGTTACCAGAGCGGCACAATACAGACAGCAACGTTTACCTCCCAGAACAGCGCTCAGGGACCACTGTACGAACAGAGATCCACCCAGACGAGGCGATACCCAAATTCAATCTCCTCCTCGCCCCAGAAAGATCTGACCCAGGCCAAG aaTGGTTTCAGTTCTGTACAGCCCACGCCATTACAAACCACACAGGCCGTTGAAG GTGCTACAGGCCCCGCAGTGAAATCAGAttccccctctgctcccagtATCACACCTCTCAACGACGGGGTGTCTGCATCGTCCTTGCTGACGACGGCCAGCCAACACTCAacggctctgagcagcctgagcCACAGCGAGGAGCTCCCCAGTACCACCACCGCCCAGCTCAGCAG TACGTTACCCACCCAGCAGAACAGTCTGTCCTCATCCACATCCTCTGGGCGAACGTCAACTTCAACTCTTCTG CACACGAGTGTGGAGAGTGAAGCGAGCCTCCATTCTTCTGCTAGCActttctccacctcctccagcacGGTGTCGGCCGCCCCGCCGGTCGTTAGCGTCTCATCCAGTCTGAGCAGTGTCAGCAGCCTGGGCCTCAGCCTCAGCAGTAACTCCACGGTGACGGCCTCCACCCGCAGCTCTGTTGCAACAACATCAG gAAAAGCCCCTCCCAATCTCCCTCCTGGAGTCCCACCATTGTTGCCTAATCCATACATCATGGCTCCGGGGTTGCTACACGCCTATCCG CCACAGGTGTACGGATACGACGACTTGCAGATGCTCCAGACGAGATTCCCCTTG gaTTACTACAGCATCCCATTCCCTACGCCTACCACCCCGCTGACTGGAAGAGATGGCAGCCTGAGCAGTAATCCGTACTCTG GGGACTTAACAAAATTTGGCCGAGGTGATGcctcttccccagctcctgcaACAACTTTGGCGCAGCCTCAGCAGAGCCAGACCCAGACCCACCACACCACGCAGCAGACGTTCCTGAACCCGGCGCTGCCTCCTGGCTACAGTTACACCAGTCTGCCGTACTACACAGGGGTACCAGGGCTCCCCAGCACCTTCCAGTACGGGCCCGCCGTGTTCCCT GTTGCTCCTACCTCTTCCAAGCAGCATGGTGTGAATGTCAGCGTCAACGCATCAGCAACCCCTTTTCAGCAGCCCAGCGGCTACGGCTCCCACGGATACAGCACCG gtGTATCCGTGACATCCAGTAACACGGGAGTGCCAGACATCTCGGGCTCTGTCTACTCCAAAACTCAG CAATCCTTCGAGAAGCAGGGTTTTCACACTGGAACCCCGGCAGCCTCCTTCAACCTGCCTTCGGCGCTGGGCAGCGGGGGCCCCATCAACCCCGCCACGGCGGCGGCGTATCCCCCCACCCCTTTCATGCACATCCTGACCCCGCATCAGCAGCCGCACTCGCAGAtcctccaccaccacctgcagCAGGACGGGCAG AGCGGCTCCGGGCAGCGCAGCCAAGGCAGCTCCATCCCCCAGAAATCCCAGGCCAACAAATCCGCCTACAACAGCTACAGCTGGGGCGCCAACTGA